From a single Micromonospora sp. WMMD1102 genomic region:
- a CDS encoding IS66 family transposase — MPSIVELLERLVALEKAVAERDARIAVLEAENAELRRRLGQSPRNSNMPPSAQGLDKPAPKSLRGRSGRRSGGQDGHPGRTLRQVESPDETVVHEPVACGGCGGGLAGAPLAAVTRRQVFEIPSVVARVTEHRLNIRRCGCGAVTCADGPAGVDAPVQYGPRLAAIVVYLLVAQFGAQKRVAQAVGDLFGVPISQGSVAALTARAARRLEGDFLAAIRTALTAAPLVHFDETGFRVAGKLHWVHSASTGKYSLLYVHPKRGRDAIDAGGVLPAFTGIAVHDAWAPYDCYPQATHALCCAHLLRELVAAAELDPSATWAAQGIDALLALKKATDDAVAAGHDRIDPEILAAGVASFRHAALVGVKDHTGQTTAIGKKLAALARRMTERIDDYLRFAHQPGHCPFDNNAAEREVRMVKIRQKISGAMRTLTGAEQFCHLRSYLATAAKHGINLYDALVQLTSGRPWIPAIN, encoded by the coding sequence ATGCCGTCCATCGTGGAGTTGCTGGAGCGGCTCGTCGCGTTGGAGAAGGCCGTCGCGGAGCGGGATGCCCGGATCGCGGTCCTGGAAGCGGAGAATGCCGAGTTGCGGCGTCGTCTGGGTCAGTCTCCGCGGAACTCGAACATGCCGCCCTCGGCGCAGGGGTTGGACAAGCCCGCGCCGAAGTCGTTGCGGGGCCGGTCCGGGCGCCGCTCGGGTGGCCAGGACGGCCATCCGGGTCGTACGTTGCGGCAGGTCGAGAGCCCGGACGAGACCGTTGTTCATGAGCCGGTCGCGTGTGGCGGGTGCGGCGGCGGGCTGGCCGGCGCGCCGCTGGCCGCGGTGACCCGCCGTCAGGTGTTCGAGATTCCCTCGGTCGTAGCCCGGGTCACCGAGCACCGGCTGAACATTCGCCGGTGCGGGTGTGGTGCGGTGACCTGCGCGGACGGCCCGGCCGGGGTGGACGCGCCGGTGCAGTACGGGCCGAGGCTGGCCGCGATCGTGGTGTATCTGCTGGTCGCGCAGTTCGGGGCGCAGAAACGCGTCGCCCAGGCCGTCGGGGATCTGTTCGGGGTGCCGATCTCGCAGGGCAGCGTCGCGGCGTTGACCGCCCGCGCCGCCCGCCGGCTCGAGGGTGACTTTCTGGCCGCGATCCGCACCGCGCTGACGGCGGCACCGCTGGTGCATTTCGACGAGACCGGGTTCCGGGTCGCAGGCAAACTGCACTGGGTTCACTCCGCATCGACAGGTAAGTACAGCCTGCTCTACGTGCACCCGAAACGCGGCCGGGACGCCATCGACGCCGGCGGGGTCCTGCCCGCTTTCACCGGGATCGCCGTGCACGACGCCTGGGCACCTTATGACTGCTACCCACAGGCCACCCACGCCCTGTGCTGCGCCCATCTGCTGCGGGAACTGGTAGCCGCCGCCGAGCTCGACCCGTCGGCAACCTGGGCCGCGCAAGGCATCGACGCCCTGCTGGCCCTCAAGAAGGCCACGGACGATGCTGTGGCAGCCGGCCACGATCGCATCGATCCCGAGATTCTGGCCGCGGGGGTCGCCTCGTTCCGCCACGCCGCTCTGGTCGGGGTCAAGGACCACACCGGCCAAACCACAGCGATCGGCAAGAAACTGGCCGCGCTGGCCCGCCGGATGACCGAACGCATCGACGACTACCTCCGATTCGCGCACCAGCCAGGACACTGCCCGTTCGACAACAACGCCGCCGAACGGGAAGTCCGCATGGTCAAAATCCGGCAGAAAATCTCCGGCGCGATGCGCACCCTGACCGGCGCGGAGCAGTTCTGCCACCTGCGCTCATATCTCGCCACCGCCGCCAAACACGGCATCAATCTCTACGACGCCCTCGTCCAGCTAACATCGGGCCGACCCTGGATCCCCGCAATCAACTGA